In one Dreissena polymorpha isolate Duluth1 chromosome 7, UMN_Dpol_1.0, whole genome shotgun sequence genomic region, the following are encoded:
- the LOC127838042 gene encoding uncharacterized protein LOC127838042: protein MCNMSGCTRFVLAILFGIWSVSGVLAICQKVQTDVKSTRGLIANTTVPFHTITLPYGQCIERCWRTSSCTFMQFDESTSLCQLYNQAVPTPGEGTRQIVSMADFTPAFPACTCAPGHMCVDTSVGQQCIRLK, encoded by the exons GGTGTACGAGATTTGTCCTGGCCATTTTGTTCGGGATCTGGTCAGTTTCGGGAGTGCTAGCAATTTGTCAGAAGGTTCAGACAGATGTTAAATCAACGAGGGGTTTAATAGCGAACACTACTGTGCCCTTT cACACGATCACGCTACCGTACGGTCAATGTATTGAGCGGTGTTGGAGAACCTCATC GTGCACGTTCATGCAGTTTGACGAAAGCACGTCCCTGTGTCAGTTGTATAACCAGGCAGTCCCAACGCCGGGGGAAGGGACGAGGCAGATAGTCTCCATGGCAGACTTT ACTCCTGCCTTCCCCGCCTGTACCTGTGCCCCAGGCCACATGTGTGTAGATACGTCCGTTGGGCAACAGTGCATACGGCTGAAGTAA